From the genome of Clarias gariepinus isolate MV-2021 ecotype Netherlands chromosome 28, CGAR_prim_01v2, whole genome shotgun sequence, one region includes:
- the LOC128515771 gene encoding histone H2B-like — protein MPEPAKTAPKKGSKKAVTKTAGKGGKKRRKSRKESYAIYVYKVMKQVHPDTGISSKAMGIMNSFVNDIFERIAGESSRLAHYNKRSTITSREIQTAVRLLLPGELAKHAVSEGTKAVTKYTSSK, from the coding sequence ATGCCTGAACCAGCCAAGACTGCGCCCAAGAAGGGCTCGAAGAAAGCCGTGACCAAGACGGCCGGCAAAGGAGGCAAGAAGCGCAGAAAGTCCAGGAAGGAGAGCTACGCTATCTACGTGTATAAAGTCATGAAACAGGTTCACCCCGACACCGGTATTTCGTCTAAGGCGATGGGGATCATGAATTCGTTCGTCAACGACATTTTCGAGCGCATTGCCGGTGAGTCCTCGCGTCTGGCTCACTACAACAAACGCTCCACCATCACTTCCAGGGAGATCCAGACCGCCGTGCGCCTGTTGCTGCCCGGCGAGTTGGCCAAGCACGCCGTGTCCGAGGGCACCAAGGCTGTGACCAAATATACCAGCTCCAAGTAA